One genomic segment of Vulgatibacter sp. includes these proteins:
- the recA gene encoding recombinase RecA: protein MGKLERMVDRVGDKAKALAAALSGIKKQFGDGAIMALGEGKQQPIEVISTGSIAVDLALGMGGLPRGRVVEIYGPESSGKTTLTLSAIAQCQAKGGVAAFIDAEHALDPAYARKLGVNLEELLVSQPDSGEQALEIADALVRSNSVDLIVIDSVAALVPRAEIEGEMGDSHVGLQARLMSQALRKLTGVVAKSKTTVVFINQIRMKIGVMFGNPETTTGGHALKFYSSVRLDIRRCGQVKDGDKVIASKARVKVVKNKCAPPFGEAEIEIRFGGGVNRSAEVIELASRDGVGIIERNGAWYLYRGERLGQGRDRAAAALDEKVELREQIVAEVIEHAKGVREPAALAS, encoded by the coding sequence ATGGGAAAGCTGGAACGGATGGTCGATCGGGTTGGTGACAAGGCCAAGGCGCTCGCGGCGGCGCTCTCGGGGATCAAGAAGCAATTCGGAGACGGAGCGATCATGGCCCTTGGCGAGGGGAAGCAGCAGCCGATCGAGGTGATCTCCACTGGCTCGATCGCGGTGGATCTGGCGCTCGGGATGGGCGGTCTGCCGCGGGGGCGGGTGGTCGAGATCTACGGCCCCGAGTCCTCCGGCAAGACGACCCTCACCCTCTCGGCGATCGCGCAATGCCAGGCGAAGGGCGGGGTGGCGGCGTTCATCGACGCGGAGCACGCGCTCGATCCTGCCTACGCGCGCAAGCTCGGCGTGAACCTCGAGGAGCTGCTGGTGTCGCAGCCCGACTCCGGCGAGCAGGCCCTCGAGATCGCCGACGCGCTGGTGCGCTCCAACTCGGTGGATCTCATCGTCATCGACTCGGTGGCAGCGCTCGTCCCCCGCGCGGAGATCGAGGGCGAGATGGGCGACTCCCACGTGGGACTGCAGGCCCGCCTGATGAGCCAGGCGCTGCGCAAGCTCACCGGCGTCGTCGCCAAGTCGAAGACCACCGTCGTCTTCATCAACCAGATTCGGATGAAGATCGGCGTGATGTTCGGCAACCCGGAGACGACCACCGGTGGGCATGCGCTGAAGTTCTACTCGTCGGTGCGCCTCGACATCCGCCGCTGCGGCCAGGTGAAGGACGGCGACAAGGTCATCGCCTCCAAGGCCCGGGTGAAGGTGGTGAAGAACAAGTGTGCGCCGCCCTTCGGCGAGGCCGAAATCGAGATCCGCTTCGGCGGCGGGGTGAACCGATCGGCGGAGGTGATCGAGCTCGCCTCGCGGGATGGCGTCGGGATCATCGAGCGCAACGGCGCCTGGTACCTCTACCGCGGCGAGCGGCTGGGGCAGGGGCGCGACCGTGCGGCGGCGGCGCTCGACGAGAAGGTGGAGCTGCGGGAGCAGATCGTCGCCGAGGTCATCGAGCACGCGAAGGGCGTGCGGGAGCCGGCGGCGCTGGCGAGCTGA
- a CDS encoding nucleotidyl transferase AbiEii/AbiGii toxin family protein, with protein MTRRTYTSPAAFKQALEQRLRAASGSGPELARRRQLLVFDRFLARIVHTLGDAAMLKGGLVLELRLSRARTTKDIDLRFTGAPERVLERLAVAARSDLGDFLTFEVAPDDDHPAIQHDGMQYDGMRFRAECRLAGKLYGQRFGVDVAFGDPIVGEPESVTADDVLDFVGIQPPTLRLYPVETHVAEKLHAYTMPRLRPNSRIKDLPDLALLASIGALEASRLGEALEQTFTFRKTHALPASLSDPPSAWERPYVAMARADGLAWSTLDEVTDAARAFLDPILRGERAARWDPTAWRWVR; from the coding sequence ATGACGAGGCGGACCTACACCTCACCGGCCGCGTTCAAGCAGGCCCTCGAGCAGCGGCTGCGCGCGGCGTCCGGGTCGGGACCAGAACTGGCGCGGCGGCGGCAGCTTCTCGTCTTCGATCGATTCCTGGCGCGCATCGTTCACACGCTGGGTGACGCCGCCATGCTGAAGGGCGGCCTGGTCCTGGAGCTGCGGCTCTCGCGGGCGCGCACCACGAAGGACATCGATCTCCGGTTCACGGGAGCGCCCGAGCGCGTGCTCGAGCGGCTGGCGGTAGCAGCTCGCTCGGACCTCGGCGACTTCCTCACCTTCGAGGTCGCGCCCGACGACGACCACCCCGCGATCCAACATGACGGCATGCAGTACGACGGCATGCGCTTCCGTGCCGAGTGCCGACTTGCGGGCAAGCTCTACGGTCAGCGATTCGGGGTGGACGTGGCCTTCGGCGATCCGATCGTGGGGGAGCCCGAGAGCGTCACCGCCGACGATGTGCTCGACTTCGTCGGCATCCAGCCGCCCACGCTCCGGCTCTATCCGGTAGAGACGCACGTCGCCGAGAAGCTGCACGCCTACACCATGCCGCGGCTACGGCCGAACTCACGAATCAAAGACCTGCCGGACCTCGCGCTGTTGGCGAGTATCGGTGCGCTGGAGGCAAGCCGGCTCGGCGAGGCCCTCGAGCAGACCTTCACGTTCCGCAAGACCCATGCGCTGCCGGCGTCGCTGTCCGACCCGCCCTCCGCGTGGGAGAGGCCGTACGTGGCCATGGCCAGGGCCGACGGGCTCGCATGGTCGACGCTCGACGAGGTGACGGACGCGGCCAGGGCGTTCCTCGATCCGATTCTCAGAGGTGAGCGAGCAGCCCGCTGGGACCCGACGGCTTGGCGCTGGGTCCGTTAG
- a CDS encoding type IV toxin-antitoxin system AbiEi family antitoxin domain-containing protein: MAYFSWMLGDPSAPPNWDRLYEIAAAQDGLFTTQQAAEAGYSPQLLVHHVRRGRMLRVRRGIYRLVHFPAGEHEELVMVWLWSEQAGVLSHETALGLHGLSDVLPARVHLTLPAAWKRRRFRVPEGVVLHHTDVEPTARAWAGPVPITSVSRTLNDLARIGLSPELLRQAALQALRRGLTTRDELTDVEHALEPFGGLAA, from the coding sequence GTGGCTTACTTTTCGTGGATGCTTGGTGACCCCTCCGCCCCCCCGAACTGGGACCGGCTCTACGAGATCGCTGCGGCGCAGGACGGGCTTTTCACGACCCAGCAGGCCGCAGAAGCGGGTTACTCGCCGCAGCTGCTGGTCCATCACGTGCGGCGCGGACGGATGCTGCGCGTCCGTCGGGGCATCTACCGGTTGGTCCACTTCCCCGCCGGCGAGCACGAGGAGCTGGTGATGGTCTGGCTCTGGTCCGAGCAAGCGGGCGTGCTGTCGCACGAGACGGCCCTCGGGCTCCACGGATTGTCGGATGTGCTGCCGGCGCGGGTTCATCTGACGCTGCCCGCTGCCTGGAAGAGACGGCGGTTCCGTGTACCGGAGGGCGTGGTGCTGCATCACACCGATGTCGAGCCGACGGCTCGGGCCTGGGCGGGCCCCGTTCCGATCACCTCGGTGTCCCGCACCCTGAACGACCTCGCGCGGATCGGCCTCTCGCCCGAGCTGCTACGGCAGGCGGCTCTGCAAGCGCTACGTCGCGGACTGACGACGCGGGACGAACTCACTGATGTCGAGCACGCCCTCGAGCCCTTCGGGGGACTCGCCGCATGA
- a CDS encoding GNAT family N-acetyltransferase, giving the protein MDPMLEEVTLTGRTVQLVPLRREHTPALYRKAEPALFEQYLDWPDDGSAEAFARFFESWFRPASLPFAVQLVASGELVGMTSLCDIRPGDLGAEIGSTWYARDAQGTTVNPEAKYLLLRHAFETLGLRRVQLKTSSENLRSQRAIEKLGAVREGILRSYQVRMNGHSRDTVMYSILDREWPTVKAKLEARLQG; this is encoded by the coding sequence ATGGACCCGATGCTCGAGGAAGTCACGCTCACCGGTCGCACCGTACAGCTCGTTCCGCTGCGGCGGGAGCACACCCCTGCGCTCTACCGCAAGGCGGAGCCCGCGCTCTTCGAGCAATACCTCGACTGGCCCGACGACGGCAGCGCGGAGGCCTTCGCGCGCTTCTTCGAGAGCTGGTTCCGGCCCGCCTCGCTCCCCTTCGCCGTACAGCTCGTCGCCAGCGGCGAGCTCGTCGGCATGACGAGCCTTTGCGACATCCGCCCGGGGGACCTCGGGGCGGAGATCGGCTCGACCTGGTACGCCCGCGACGCGCAGGGGACGACGGTCAATCCGGAAGCGAAGTACCTCCTGCTCCGCCACGCGTTCGAGACGCTGGGCCTGCGCCGCGTGCAGCTCAAGACGAGCAGCGAAAACCTGCGGAGCCAGCGCGCAATCGAGAAGCTCGGCGCCGTGCGCGAGGGCATCCTCCGCAGCTACCAGGTCCGCATGAACGGCCACTCCCGCGACACGGTCATGTACTCGATCCTCGACCGCGAGTGGCCCACCGTGAAGGCGAAGCTCGAGGCCCGACTCCAGGGCTGA
- a CDS encoding alpha/beta fold hydrolase yields the protein MPTLVLVHGAFAESASWAGVLERLLPLGFQAIAVPNPIRSLGGDAALVASVVRSLRGPVVLVGHSYGGAVITNAARDLENVQALVYVAGFAPDAGESIAELAGRFPGSTLGDAVEPVPLDDGSVDLYIRHDRFRDQFCADVPEWQATVMAVTQRPLRDVALNERSGEPAWRRIPSWFLIPELDRNIPAAAQRFMAERAGAREVVTLDGASHAVAVSQPGEVAGLISRAAAAITSTQELQPGVH from the coding sequence ATGCCGACGCTCGTGCTCGTCCACGGCGCCTTCGCCGAATCGGCCAGCTGGGCCGGCGTCCTCGAGCGGCTCCTACCCTTGGGCTTCCAGGCCATCGCCGTTCCCAATCCGATCCGCAGCCTGGGCGGCGACGCGGCCCTCGTGGCCAGCGTCGTCCGTTCCCTGCGCGGACCGGTCGTGCTCGTCGGCCATTCCTACGGCGGCGCCGTGATCACCAACGCCGCCCGCGATCTGGAGAACGTGCAGGCCCTGGTCTACGTCGCCGGCTTCGCACCCGACGCAGGCGAGAGCATCGCCGAGCTCGCGGGCCGCTTCCCCGGCAGCACGCTCGGCGACGCGGTCGAGCCCGTGCCGCTCGACGATGGCTCGGTCGACCTCTACATCCGCCACGACCGCTTCCGGGACCAGTTCTGCGCCGACGTTCCCGAGTGGCAGGCGACCGTGATGGCAGTCACCCAGCGGCCCCTGCGCGACGTCGCCCTCAACGAGCGCTCGGGAGAGCCTGCCTGGCGGCGGATCCCGTCCTGGTTCCTCATCCCGGAGCTCGACCGGAACATCCCCGCTGCCGCCCAGCGCTTCATGGCCGAGCGGGCTGGCGCGCGGGAGGTCGTGACCCTCGACGGCGCCTCGCACGCCGTCGCCGTCTCCCAGCCAGGTGAGGTCGCCGGACTCATCAGCCGCGCAGCCGCTGCGATCACGAGCACCCAGGAGCTGCAGCCCGGCGTGCACTGA
- a CDS encoding PKD domain-containing protein: protein MKTHALLGALLLALPATAGATDVIGNINVDTTWSLANSPYRLTGDVTVASHATLTIEPGVVVQAASSDALGSGTDAGEVELIVRGTLLADGTAASPIVIEGVSSSAGSWYGIVVDIGAGASSITHATIRHAIIGLQSRSVGGLALQGLVVEDNLAGMELRDDGSTGVIYAVSDSIFRRNRGTALTLHDRVTGTISRCELTSNRSNGIKLESGSTATVEATRLIFNGANGIEASSGSALTLQNSVLAGNASAGADLHQAAGRSFSLLNNTIDRNRTDPFNVRGTGAGLLVRNVADAPSFVVRNNLVTNSATGISVLGTTCPSMDHNNVWGNTSNYDSCSAGTGSTSANPLYVQPLQPSGSWSAVSHSIYSGYSSGSWTIDQPGAAVIRVTGANLSATSGYSYSLRLVDRYGEAARYTSNRTGTLAEGVGDRLTIDFTRTSSSYNYSTYSSTGYEWRGLAYNYRLQASSPALDMGNGLSLPTTDADGQPRQYDGNLDGTATVDLGAYEWHENLAPVARAGSDRVVLPNTTVQLDGSLSYDADGSIVAWDWDFGDGSAHATTAATSHTFTTVGTYTVQLTVTDDQGVTGTDSLTVTVANNLPPVASAGTDQYVAPGTQITLDASGSSDADGNIVGYLWNFGDGTPNGSGRVVTHTYGTAGVYLATVTVTDDRGATDSDQIAVVVGGSSGGNLPPQANAGPARTVGVGTAATLDGSLSSDPDGSVVSWSWDFGDGQSNTSGSATVQHTWAAAGIYSVTLTVTDDDGATGSASTLVLVQAAANEVPVADAGGPYTVAAGTALSLDGSGSTDPDGTITSWSWRFGDGTTGTGASPSHTWTTAGTYLLQLTVTDDGGATDEAQALVTVTGSTSPGNLPPVAEAGLPSTVGLGQAVTLDASGSSDADGSIASWAWDFGDGQAAMGSSVQHTYAAAGSYVVRLVVTDDDGATDSDLTLVVVEPPQNNRPVAHAGGPYAAPVGTQIQFDGSGSTDDEGPIASWQWDLGDGTTSDLERPQHVYAATGSYLVRLRVTDADGGTDEDAVLVTIYEEGNLPPVARAGGARSASVGEGVLFDAEASSDPDGSIVSFAWEFGDGSTGTGASITHAYSAAGTYLVRLTVTDDKGAIGQDAAVVTVGAVGNQAPVADAGAHRRASVGEAVLLDASGSFDVDGTIAAYEWDLGDGTTATGATVEHSYDAAGSWLVRLVVTDDAGAMAEDFVLVQVDGEALSNEAPVAVVEGPDAGITGVALGFDGSGSTDADGVIIAWQWDFGDGATASGPTASHAWQQGGSHLVTLTVIDDRGASTTETIAVRINARPVADAGKPRLAVVGEKLTFDAGRSVDPDGEVASFRWSFGDGEEAEGAIVTHAFAAPGFYNVQLEATDAGGATGEALVQVVVTAKQEKPAPAEEGGCASGGASTSAAGLAFAALALLRRRR from the coding sequence ATGAAAACGCACGCGCTTCTGGGCGCGCTCCTGCTCGCGCTTCCCGCGACCGCAGGGGCGACCGACGTCATCGGCAACATCAACGTGGACACCACCTGGAGCCTGGCGAACTCGCCGTACCGGCTCACGGGTGACGTCACCGTCGCCTCGCACGCCACGCTCACCATCGAGCCCGGCGTCGTGGTGCAGGCCGCGTCTAGCGACGCGCTCGGTTCCGGCACCGACGCCGGCGAGGTGGAGCTGATCGTGCGCGGCACGCTCCTCGCCGACGGCACCGCTGCCTCGCCGATCGTGATCGAGGGCGTGAGCAGCAGCGCGGGCTCCTGGTACGGCATCGTCGTCGACATCGGCGCGGGCGCCTCGTCGATCACCCACGCGACGATCCGGCACGCGATCATCGGCCTCCAGTCGCGCAGCGTCGGTGGCCTCGCGCTGCAGGGCCTCGTGGTCGAAGACAACCTGGCCGGCATGGAGCTCCGCGACGACGGCAGCACCGGCGTGATTTACGCGGTGAGCGACTCGATCTTCCGCCGCAACCGCGGCACGGCGCTCACGCTGCACGACCGGGTGACGGGGACGATCTCGCGCTGCGAGCTCACCTCGAACCGCAGCAACGGGATCAAGCTGGAGAGCGGATCGACCGCCACGGTCGAGGCCACGCGGCTGATCTTCAACGGGGCCAACGGGATCGAGGCCTCGTCGGGCAGCGCGCTCACGCTGCAAAACAGCGTGCTCGCCGGCAATGCCAGCGCCGGCGCCGATCTCCACCAGGCGGCAGGCAGGAGCTTCAGCCTGCTCAACAACACCATCGATCGGAACCGCACGGATCCCTTCAACGTTCGCGGGACCGGGGCGGGCCTGCTCGTCCGCAACGTGGCGGACGCTCCCTCGTTCGTGGTGCGCAACAACCTGGTGACCAACAGCGCCACCGGCATCTCCGTGCTGGGCACGACCTGCCCGTCGATGGATCACAACAACGTGTGGGGCAACACGTCGAACTACGACAGCTGCTCCGCCGGGACCGGCTCGACCTCCGCCAATCCCCTCTACGTGCAGCCGCTGCAGCCGTCGGGCAGCTGGAGCGCGGTGAGCCACTCGATCTACTCCGGCTACAGTAGCGGAAGCTGGACCATCGATCAGCCCGGGGCCGCGGTGATCCGCGTCACCGGCGCCAACCTCTCGGCAACGAGCGGCTACAGCTACTCGCTGCGCCTCGTCGATCGCTACGGCGAGGCGGCCCGCTACACGTCCAACCGCACGGGCACCCTCGCCGAGGGCGTAGGCGATCGGCTCACCATCGACTTCACCCGCACCAGCAGCAGCTACAACTACTCCACGTATTCGTCGACCGGCTACGAGTGGCGCGGCCTCGCCTACAACTACCGGCTGCAGGCGAGCTCGCCTGCCCTCGACATGGGCAACGGGCTCTCGCTGCCGACGACCGATGCAGACGGCCAGCCCCGCCAGTACGACGGCAATCTCGACGGCACCGCCACGGTCGATCTGGGCGCCTACGAGTGGCACGAGAACCTCGCGCCCGTTGCCCGGGCGGGAAGCGATCGCGTCGTCCTGCCCAATACCACCGTGCAGCTGGACGGCTCGCTCTCCTACGACGCGGACGGTTCCATCGTCGCCTGGGATTGGGACTTCGGCGATGGTTCGGCTCACGCCACCACGGCCGCCACCAGCCACACCTTCACCACCGTGGGCACGTACACGGTGCAACTCACAGTCACCGACGATCAGGGCGTGACCGGTACCGACAGCCTCACCGTCACCGTCGCGAACAACCTGCCGCCGGTCGCGAGCGCCGGCACCGATCAGTACGTGGCGCCCGGCACGCAGATCACCCTCGACGCCAGCGGCTCGTCCGACGCGGACGGCAACATCGTCGGCTATCTCTGGAATTTCGGCGACGGCACGCCGAACGGGAGCGGCAGGGTGGTGACCCACACCTACGGCACGGCCGGTGTCTACCTCGCCACCGTCACCGTCACCGACGACCGCGGCGCCACCGACTCGGACCAGATCGCGGTGGTCGTGGGCGGATCGAGCGGCGGCAACCTGCCCCCGCAGGCGAACGCCGGTCCCGCGCGGACGGTGGGCGTGGGCACCGCAGCGACCCTCGACGGCAGCCTCTCCAGCGACCCCGACGGCAGCGTCGTCTCCTGGTCCTGGGACTTCGGCGACGGGCAGAGCAACACCAGCGGCAGCGCGACCGTGCAGCACACCTGGGCCGCCGCCGGGATCTACTCGGTGACGCTCACCGTCACCGACGACGATGGCGCCACGGGCAGCGCCAGCACCCTCGTCCTCGTGCAGGCCGCGGCGAACGAGGTGCCGGTGGCGGACGCAGGCGGTCCCTACACCGTCGCTGCCGGGACGGCGCTCTCCCTCGACGGCAGCGGCTCGACCGACCCGGACGGCACCATCACCAGCTGGAGCTGGCGCTTCGGCGACGGCACCACCGGCACCGGCGCGAGCCCCTCGCACACCTGGACCACAGCCGGCACCTATCTGCTCCAGCTCACCGTCACCGACGACGGCGGCGCCACCGACGAGGCGCAGGCCCTGGTCACCGTCACCGGCTCCACCTCGCCCGGCAACCTCCCGCCGGTGGCGGAGGCGGGCCTGCCCTCCACCGTGGGCCTCGGCCAGGCGGTGACCCTCGACGCCTCCGGCTCGAGCGACGCCGACGGCTCGATCGCCTCCTGGGCCTGGGATTTCGGTGACGGCCAGGCGGCGATGGGCAGCTCGGTGCAGCACACCTACGCCGCCGCGGGCTCCTACGTGGTGCGGCTGGTCGTCACCGACGACGACGGCGCCACCGACAGCGATCTCACCCTGGTGGTGGTGGAGCCGCCGCAGAACAACCGGCCGGTGGCACACGCGGGCGGTCCCTACGCGGCGCCGGTGGGCACGCAGATCCAGTTCGACGGCAGCGGCTCCACCGACGACGAGGGGCCGATCGCCAGCTGGCAGTGGGATCTCGGCGACGGCACCACCAGCGATCTGGAGCGCCCGCAGCACGTCTATGCAGCGACCGGTTCGTACCTGGTGCGGCTGCGCGTGACCGACGCGGACGGCGGCACCGACGAGGATGCGGTGCTGGTCACCATCTACGAGGAGGGCAACCTGCCGCCGGTGGCTCGTGCCGGCGGCGCCCGCTCGGCCTCGGTGGGCGAGGGCGTACTCTTCGACGCGGAGGCGTCGAGCGATCCGGACGGCAGCATCGTCTCCTTCGCCTGGGAGTTCGGCGACGGCTCCACCGGCACGGGCGCAAGCATCACCCACGCCTACTCGGCAGCCGGCACCTACCTGGTCAGGCTCACCGTCACCGACGACAAGGGCGCCATCGGCCAGGATGCGGCGGTGGTCACCGTGGGGGCCGTGGGCAACCAGGCCCCGGTGGCAGACGCGGGTGCGCACCGCCGCGCCTCGGTGGGCGAGGCCGTGCTCCTCGACGCCAGCGGTTCCTTCGACGTGGACGGCACCATCGCCGCGTACGAGTGGGACCTCGGCGACGGCACCACGGCGACCGGCGCCACCGTCGAGCACAGCTACGACGCTGCCGGCAGCTGGCTCGTCCGCCTCGTGGTCACCGACGACGCCGGGGCGATGGCGGAGGATTTCGTCCTGGTGCAGGTGGACGGCGAGGCGCTCTCCAACGAGGCCCCGGTCGCAGTGGTGGAGGGACCGGACGCGGGGATCACCGGCGTGGCGCTCGGCTTCGACGGTTCGGGCTCCACCGATGCCGACGGCGTGATCATCGCCTGGCAGTGGGATTTCGGTGATGGCGCGACGGCCAGCGGCCCCACCGCCAGCCATGCCTGGCAGCAGGGCGGCAGCCACCTCGTCACCCTCACCGTCATCGACGACCGCGGCGCGAGCACCACGGAGACGATCGCGGTGCGGATCAACGCCCGCCCGGTGGCGGATGCGGGCAAGCCGCGCCTCGCCGTCGTCGGCGAGAAGCTCACCTTCGACGCCGGTCGCTCGGTGGATCCCGACGGCGAGGTCGCCTCGTTCCGCTGGAGCTTCGGCGACGGCGAGGAGGCGGAGGGTGCCATCGTCACCCACGCCTTCGCCGCGCCGGGCTTCTACAACGTGCAGCTCGAGGCGACCGACGCCGGCGGGGCAACCGGCGAGGCGCTGGTGCAGGTGGTGGTCACCGCGAAGCAGGAGAAGCCGGCGCCGGCGGAGGAGGGCGGCTGCGCGAGCGGCGGGGCCTCGACCTCCGCGGCGGGCCTCGCCTTCGCTGCCCTGGCGCTGCTGCGCCGCCGCAGGTAG
- a CDS encoding alpha/beta fold hydrolase, which yields MKKQLLALATVSVLTSACASAGATPPQHSQAPLASPPVAYKTVEVDGLEIFYREAGPVDAPTVLLLHGFPTSSHMFRDLIPDLATRYHVVAPDYPGFGQSSMPARDAFDYSFENLSHVVERFTDRLGLDSFSLYLMDYGAPIGFRIAARHPDRVEALVIQNGNAYEEGLRAFWDPIKAYWNEPTAANRDALRGLLTIDATRWQYTHGVRDTTRISPDTWTIDQQRLDRPGNQEIQLDLFYDYRTNVPLYPAWQAYFRTHQPPTLIVWGKNDTIFPAEGAHPYKRDLTNLDFHLLDTGHFALEEDGDVIAAAIHRFLAKNVLDD from the coding sequence ATGAAGAAGCAGCTCCTCGCACTGGCCACCGTCTCCGTCCTCACATCCGCATGCGCTTCCGCTGGTGCCACGCCGCCGCAGCACAGCCAGGCGCCCCTCGCTTCGCCGCCCGTGGCGTACAAGACCGTGGAGGTCGACGGTCTCGAGATCTTCTACCGGGAGGCGGGCCCCGTGGATGCGCCGACCGTGCTGCTGCTCCACGGCTTCCCGACCTCCTCGCACATGTTCCGCGACCTGATCCCCGATCTCGCCACGCGCTACCACGTCGTCGCCCCCGACTACCCGGGCTTCGGGCAGAGCAGCATGCCTGCGCGTGATGCGTTCGATTACTCCTTCGAGAATCTCTCGCACGTGGTCGAGCGGTTCACCGATCGGCTCGGGCTCGATTCCTTCAGCCTCTACCTGATGGACTACGGCGCACCGATCGGCTTCCGGATCGCCGCGCGTCACCCCGATCGCGTGGAGGCGCTGGTGATCCAGAACGGCAACGCCTACGAGGAGGGGCTCCGCGCGTTCTGGGATCCGATCAAGGCCTATTGGAACGAGCCCACCGCAGCGAACCGTGACGCGCTGCGCGGTCTGCTCACCATCGACGCCACGCGTTGGCAGTACACCCACGGCGTGCGCGACACGACGCGCATCAGCCCCGACACCTGGACCATCGACCAGCAGCGGCTCGACCGGCCGGGCAACCAGGAGATCCAGCTCGATCTCTTCTACGACTACCGCACCAACGTGCCCCTCTACCCCGCCTGGCAGGCGTACTTCCGCACCCACCAGCCGCCCACGCTGATCGTCTGGGGCAAGAACGACACCATCTTCCCGGCGGAGGGCGCGCATCCCTACAAGCGTGACCTCACCAACCTCGACTTCCACCTCCTCGACACCGGCCACTTCGCGCTCGAGGAGGACGGCGACGTCATCGCCGCCGCGATCCACCGCTTCCTGGCGAAGAACGTGCTCGACGACTGA
- a CDS encoding sigma 54-interacting transcriptional regulator, whose protein sequence is MIRYEDLQQIALGLAEHRAPGPVLDRIVGGLAAAPDVALARIWMVGPGDECATCPMRAECPDQTRCLHLAASAGTQAAPVRPSDGSFRRFPLGVRKVGRVGRGESVLLDAAAGDDWIVHRGWAEAEGIRAFAGQPLIFHGETLGVLAVFSRASIGVEEFGWLRTFADHAAVAVANARAFDEVARLRDALEQERDYLRQEVEEARSFGSIVGDGRALRAVLEQIEPVAATTATVLVLGESGVGKELIARAIHESSPRRDKPLVRVNCASIPRDLFESEFFGHVKGAFTGALRDRAGRFQLADGGTLFLDEVGEIPLELQGKLLRVLQEGTFERVGDDATRRVDVRVVAATNRDLKAEVAAGRFRADLYYRLGVFPIVVPPLRERREDIVPLARHFIQLACARMGMQALPLPQRQAEVLERYDWPGNIRELQNVIERAVILSRGEKLQLDLGAAEPVPPEAPASWVDDAEWRRREKANLRAALEAAGGKVYGREGAAALLGIKPTTLASRLRALGIAA, encoded by the coding sequence ATGATTCGGTACGAAGATCTGCAGCAGATCGCGCTCGGCCTCGCGGAGCACCGTGCGCCGGGACCGGTGCTCGACCGGATCGTCGGCGGCCTCGCGGCGGCGCCGGACGTCGCCCTGGCCCGCATCTGGATGGTCGGCCCGGGCGACGAATGCGCGACGTGCCCGATGCGCGCCGAGTGCCCCGACCAGACGCGCTGCCTCCACCTCGCCGCGAGCGCCGGCACGCAGGCTGCGCCGGTTCGCCCGAGCGACGGCAGCTTCCGGCGCTTTCCCCTGGGCGTCCGCAAGGTCGGCAGGGTCGGGCGGGGCGAGTCGGTGCTCCTCGACGCGGCTGCAGGCGACGACTGGATCGTCCACCGCGGCTGGGCGGAAGCGGAAGGGATCCGTGCCTTCGCCGGCCAGCCGCTGATCTTCCACGGCGAGACCCTGGGCGTGCTCGCCGTCTTCAGCCGTGCCTCGATCGGCGTCGAGGAGTTCGGCTGGCTCCGCACCTTCGCCGACCACGCGGCGGTCGCCGTCGCCAACGCCCGCGCCTTCGACGAGGTGGCGCGGCTGCGCGACGCGCTCGAGCAGGAGCGCGACTACCTGCGGCAGGAGGTCGAGGAGGCACGCTCGTTCGGCTCGATCGTCGGCGATGGCCGTGCCTTGCGGGCGGTGCTGGAGCAGATCGAGCCGGTGGCCGCCACCACCGCGACCGTGCTCGTGCTCGGCGAGTCGGGCGTCGGAAAGGAGCTCATCGCCAGGGCCATCCACGAGAGCAGCCCGCGCCGCGACAAGCCGCTGGTTCGGGTCAACTGCGCCTCCATTCCGCGCGATCTCTTCGAGAGCGAGTTCTTCGGGCACGTGAAGGGCGCCTTCACCGGCGCCCTGCGCGATCGGGCGGGCCGCTTCCAGCTCGCCGACGGCGGCACGCTCTTCCTCGACGAGGTGGGCGAGATCCCGCTCGAGCTCCAGGGAAAACTCCTGCGGGTGCTGCAGGAGGGCACGTTCGAGCGGGTGGGCGACGACGCGACCCGGCGGGTGGACGTGCGCGTGGTCGCAGCCACCAACCGCGATCTGAAGGCCGAGGTCGCCGCCGGTCGATTCCGCGCGGATCTCTACTACCGCCTGGGCGTCTTCCCGATCGTGGTGCCGCCGCTCCGCGAAAGGCGGGAGGACATCGTGCCGCTCGCCCGGCACTTCATCCAGCTCGCCTGCGCGCGGATGGGGATGCAGGCGCTACCGCTGCCGCAGCGCCAGGCCGAGGTTCTCGAGCGCTACGACTGGCCGGGCAACATCCGCGAGCTGCAGAACGTGATCGAGCGCGCGGTGATCCTCTCGCGAGGCGAGAAGCTGCAGCTCGACCTGGGCGCGGCAGAGCCCGTCCCGCCCGAAGCGCCAGCCAGCTGGGTGGACGACGCCGAATGGCGACGCAGGGAAAAGGCCAACCTCCGCGCCGCGCTGGAGGCCGCAGGGGGCAAGGTCTACGGCAGGGAGGGCGCCGCGGCGCTGCTCGGGATCAAGCCCACCACCCTCGCCTCGCGCCTGCGGGCGCTCGGCATCGCGGCGTGA